In the Blochmannia endosymbiont of Camponotus sp. genome, AATACTGGAGGAGAAAATAGCAAACATGGTATTTGGCATGAAGATATACTAACTGCTCTCTCTTATGTCTATCATTATAATCTGCAGCTAGTTGGACTTCACATGCACATTGGTTCTGGAGTACACTATAGCCACTTATCTAAAGTATGTAATGCCATGGCCCAACAAATCTTAAAATATAAAACAGATATACAACTTATTTCTGCTGGAGGGGGTTTAACAATACCATATCAAGATAATGATACAATATTGGATATAAATAATTATTTTCATTTATGGGATGACACAAGAAAACGCATTAACCAATATTTAGGTCACACGGTAAAATTAGAAATAGAACCTGGTCGATTTCTTGTTGCTGAGTCAGGCATATTAATTACACAAATTAGAGCAGTAAAAGAAATGGGTCGTCGTCATTTCATATTAATAGATGCAGGATATAATGACCTAATGCGTCCAGTAATGTACGGTAGCTATCATCGTATTTCATTAATACCAGGAGATAATCGAAACATTACTTTAGACGCATTACGCGATACCGTTGTTGGAGGTCCATTGTGTGAATCTGGAGACATTTTTACGCAAAATATGAACGGAACAATATTAACACGTAAACTACCTTGTTCAGCAAAAGTAGGGGATTATTTAATATTTCACGATACTGGTGCATACGGTGCTTCAATGTCTTCTAACTATAATACTCGTCCATTATTACCAGAAGTTCTATTTGAAAATGGACAAATGCGCCAAATTCGTCGAAAGCAAAAATTAGAAGATTTATTAATGTTAGAAACAACAGAATAATTTTACATAAAAAGTCTGTTTATTATTAGATAATATTATCATCTAATAATAAATGTAATATCAATACAAGTTGCTAATACACTAATTTTAATTACTTAATCTTTTAAAGCTCTAATTTAATGAAATTAACATTTCACTGATCTTATTTTTATTTATATTTAAAAATAATTCTTCACTACATATATTTTT is a window encoding:
- the lysA gene encoding diaminopimelate decarboxylase — its product is MNILNYKSLIKLHQKYKGPVWVYDASVIINRIAQLKQFDIIRFAQKSCSNIHILRLMHSHGIKVDAVSLGEIERALLAGFHTGKQSDEIVFTADILEEETLFRVSELNITVNAGSIDMLAQLGAYSPGHKIWLRINPGFGHGHNQKTNTGGENSKHGIWHEDILTALSYVYHYNLQLVGLHMHIGSGVHYSHLSKVCNAMAQQILKYKTDIQLISAGGGLTIPYQDNDTILDINNYFHLWDDTRKRINQYLGHTVKLEIEPGRFLVAESGILITQIRAVKEMGRRHFILIDAGYNDLMRPVMYGSYHRISLIPGDNRNITLDALRDTVVGGPLCESGDIFTQNMNGTILTRKLPCSAKVGDYLIFHDTGAYGASMSSNYNTRPLLPEVLFENGQMRQIRRKQKLEDLLMLETTE